The nucleotide window ACGTTTCGGCTTTATCGAATGATCCAGAGTAAGGATGACAGCCATGCGTATCGCAAAAACTTTCGCCCTTGCGGGTCTGGCAACAGCGCTTCCCGCGAGTGCGGCCATGGCCGCAGATCTCATCACCGTGCCGACCTCGACCCAGGCCGAGTTGCCCATAGCCAATGATGCCGGCTTCGATTGGAATGGCTTCTATGCCGGCATCCATGGTGCCGCCCAGAACGGCTCGGTCAGCGACACCCAATATGGCTTGGGTGTGCAGGCCGGCGTGAATGCCCAATTCGATTTCTATCTTCTTGGTGCCGAGGTGGCTGTGACCGGCCTTGCCGATAACGGCACGGTCGGGGAAACGTCCTATGGCCAGATCCTTGGCCGGGCCGGCCTGGTGGTCTCTGACAATGTGGCGGTCTATGCCGCTGGTGGCTACGGCATCGATCTTGGCGTGCCTAACGAGGAAGATGCGCTGCTTGGCGGCGGCGTCGAACTGGCCGTGACTGACAACGTATCCGTGCGTGCCCAATATCTGCACGGCTTCCCGATCCAGGGCGGCAACGACAAGAATCAATTCACCGTCGGCGCCAGCTACCATTTCTAGCAGCCGCCTCCAGCGCGACTCAGCATACCTCGGCCCCGTGTCTTGCGACACGGGGCCGATTGCGTTTCCGGCGAAATTGTGTCAGCTAAGTGTCAAGCGGGGTTTGGCCTGCCACAATTGCGGTGGCTCACCGGCAGGGCGGTGGCCAATTCGTGGCAATTGTATCAAATTGAACCAATTCCGGTGTGTTCATGCAACACCTGCCCGGAAATGGTCATCAAATCTTATCCGCGCTTCCAAATTTGGGTGCGCACTCTCTTGTCAGCCGCGCGCGCCTCAGGCATCTATCGGTCGACTACGGTTAACTCTATGGGAGTGCAAGACATGTTTGTACGTTCTTTGGCCATTGGCGTTTCCGCCGCGGCTCTCATGGTTGGTGGCGCTCAGGCTGCTGACCTCATCATCCCGACCACCCCGGAGCCGATCTACGCCCCGGCTGGTTTCGACTGGGAAGGCCTCTATGTGGGTGCCCGTCTCGGCGGTCAGTTCACCGGCGCTAACAGCTATGCTGATGGCAATGTCACTGCCAG belongs to Devosia sp. XK-2 and includes:
- a CDS encoding outer membrane beta-barrel protein, giving the protein MRIAKTFALAGLATALPASAAMAADLITVPTSTQAELPIANDAGFDWNGFYAGIHGAAQNGSVSDTQYGLGVQAGVNAQFDFYLLGAEVAVTGLADNGTVGETSYGQILGRAGLVVSDNVAVYAAGGYGIDLGVPNEEDALLGGGVELAVTDNVSVRAQYLHGFPIQGGNDKNQFTVGASYHF